Proteins encoded together in one Oncorhynchus nerka isolate Pitt River linkage group LG19, Oner_Uvic_2.0, whole genome shotgun sequence window:
- the LOC115101401 gene encoding APC membrane recruitment protein 2-like, whose product MDVQSESSEPSPCDPQPPGKIRKAFKLFGKRKPGSIFSIRGKGEGNNKSPIARSKTVDGLKESVAAESEQEKDKEPEKEQEPEVSQREEQEPEEEPLGDDGNPPIPSAELPSISSITSAKSLSFLMKLQRSRQGGVDRRFRTESQPTIRQRRGLKGLFGSMGWNQREEASDEADTPPSPLLMSSCTNSMEIIKEDMTLTPRPAPHSLDVPEPESGQGSPVSSKSPTVQESSASIPPETTALSAATYSVTGSNEDVASPLPTIEPPPLDPAVDRLRSLLADISSLISFDSLSGCGDITAEVEAEWGKASTTVGTGPGTKGAVAGESTSTTLSAKSAPSPIPTPAPTAANSASTPPIPMLTPSSAPITKPEPTSWSIKPEPNPIVTTKPSTMPTTITSPTTKSSPKTKISPPPTTKSTPSPAPIGLTATSTFKPAPVVNSSPPPAPVVTSSPPPAPVVTSSPPPAPMVTSSPPPAPVVTSSPPPAPVVTSSPLPPPVVTSSPPPAPVVTSFAPAPVVTSFPPAPVLTSSPPAPVVTSSKPAPVTTPATFTFTPPPKISSAPCLDSITAPPSLTSFYPMAVLSSAFKIPFIPVPVPASVTSPAPVQTPSSILADSKAPPAPTPTPTPIPMSKTPPFPTPAPNTTPVPMSKTTPVSSPAPVPSSMPSPVLTPLPLQDTPLASAQVKGCERKASLNRGEDMTSPNGMDVRGAWKNSPKREEKRHVTQNEIHMVPQGPPTEKKTRPVRPAGLSKIPVCGGGRMGKLPLRESQPTDPKGCWDPPITGLEEGSQRPSLRNEVSKDTISNSSAEAEVEASLSPVKHSPEESRQLRQPTVYRGIPRDSKKTVKLGVQCNIPVPQGAKELPRSKIPLSKVPVRRIGNKLTGTTAASTQI is encoded by the coding sequence ATGGATGTACAGTCGGAGAGTAGCGAACCCTCGCCATGCGATCCCCAGCCTCCTGGAAAAATCAGAAAAGCCTTCAAGCTGTTTGGGAAGCGCAAGCCAGGCAGCATCTTCTCCATACGTGGCAAAGGCGAGGGGAACAACAAGTCACCTATCGCCAGGAGCAAGACAGTGGACGGATTAAAGGAGTCTGTGGCAGCAGAGTCAGAGCAGGAGAAGGACAAGGAGCCGGAGAAGGAGCAAGAACCAGaggtgagtcagagagaggagcaggaaccAGAGGAGGAGCCCCTGGGTGATGATGGAAATCCCCCCATCCCTTCTGCCGAgcttccctccatctcctccatcaccTCCGCCAAATCACTCAGCTTCCTGATGAAGCTGCAGCGCAGCCGACAAGGAGGAGTAGACCGGAGGTTCCGTACAGAGTCTCAGCCAACAATACGTCAGCGTCGGGGCTTGAAAGGTCTCTTCGGCAGTATGGGATGGAATCAGCGAGAGGAGGCCAGCGATGAGGCCGATACCCCTCCGAGCCCTCTCCTCATGTCGTCCTGTACAAACAGCATGGAGATCATCAAGGAGGACATGACTTTGACACCCAGACCTGCACCTCACAGCCTGGATGTCCCAGAACCTGAGTCTGGACAAGGGTCCCCTGTTTCTTCCAAGAGCCCCACAGTGCAGGAGAGCTCAGCCTCTATCCCACCAGAGACAACGGCTCTCTCAGCGGCTACATACAGTGTCACTGGATCTAATGAGGATGTAGCGTCGCCTCTGCCCACCATTGAACCACCACCGTTGGATCCTGCTGTGGATCGTCTGAGGTCGCTGCTTGCAGACATCTCCTCTCTGATAAGCTTCGACTCGCTGTCCGGATGTGGAGACATCACTGCTGAAGTGGAGGCAGAGTGGGGCAAAGCCAGCACCACTGTCGGAACCGGACCTGGGACCAAGGGAGCTGTGGCTGGAGAGAGTACCTCAACTACTCTTTCAGCCAAATCTGCCCCTTCCCCTATACCAACCCCTGCTCCTACTGCTGCTAATTCAGCTAGTACACCCCCTATCCCAATGCTTACCCCTTCCTCTGCCCCTATTACCAAACCTGAACCTACCAGCTGGTCGATAAAACCTGAACCTAACCCTATTGTGACAACCAAACCCTCAACTATGCCCACAACTATCACTAGCCCTACCACCAAATCAAGCCCCAAAACAAAAATCTCCCCTCCACCAACAACAAAATCCACCCCAAGCCCTGCCCCTATTGGCCTCACTGCTACCTCTACTTTCAAACCTGCTCCAGTAGTAAACTCATCCCCACCTCCTGCTCCAGTGGTAACCTCATCCCCACCTCCTGCTCCAGTAGTAACGTCATCCCCACCTCCTGCTCCAATGGTAACCTCATCCCCACCTCCAGCACCTGTAGTAACATCATCCCCACCTCCTGCTCCAGTGGTAACCTCATCCCCACTTCCACCCCCTGTAGTAACCTCATCCCCACCTCCTGCTCCGGTAGTAACCTCATTCGCACCTGCTCCAGTAGTAACCTCATTCCCACCTGCTCCAGTACTAACCTCATCCCCACCTGCTCCAGTAGTAACCTCATCCAAGCCAGCTCCTGTAACCACCCCAGCCACTTTTACCTTTACCCCACCACCCAAAATTAGCTCTGCCCCATGTCTGGATTCCATTACCGCACCTCCTTCCCTAACATCCTTTTATCCTATGGCTGTCCTGAGCTCAGCATTTAAAATTCCCTTTATCCCAGTTCCAGTGCCAGCCTCAGTCACTAGCCCTGCTCCTGTACAAACCCCCTCTTCAATTCTAGCTGACTCAAAGGCTCCCCCTGCCCCTactccaacaccaacaccaatccCTATGTCTAAGACTCCTCCTTTCCCTACCCCTGCCCCTAACACAACTCCAGTCCCTATGTCTAAGACaacccctgtctcttcccctgccccagtcccttCCTCTATGCCCTCTCCtgttctcacccctctccctctgcagGATACACCCCTTGCCTCTGCTCAGGTGAAGGGTTGTGAGCGCAAGGCCTCTCTgaatagaggagaggacatgacgaGTCCAAACGGCATGGATGTGCGGGGTGCCTGGAAAAATTCACCCAAAAGAGAAGAGAAACGTCATGTTACACAGAATGAAATACACATGGTCCCCCAGGGCCCCCCCACAGAGAAGAAGACGCGCCCAGTGAGGCCAGCAGGGCTCAGTAAGATCCCTGTCTGTGGTGGAGGCAGGATGGGCAAGTTGCCACTCCGTGAGAGTCAGCCCACTGACCCCAAGGGGTGCTGGGACCCACCTATTACAGGGCTGGAAGAGGGGAGTCAACGCCCCAGCTTACGGAACGAAGTCAGCAAGGACACAATTAGTAACTCCTCTGCTGAAGCTGAAGTCGAGGCCAGCCTGTCCCCTGTAAAACATAGCCCGGAGGAGAGTCGCCAGCTCCGGCAACCCACAGTCTACAGGGGTATACCACGTGACTCCAAGAAAACTGTCAAGCTGGGAGTCCAGTGCAATATCCCTGTCCCCCAAGGAGCTAAGGAGCTCCCGCGCTCCAAAATACCTTTGTCCAAGGTTCCTGTCCGCAGGATCGGCAATAAGCTCACAGGCACCACAGCTGCCAGCACTCAAATCTGA
- the LOC115101402 gene encoding palmitoyltransferase ZDHHC20-B-like isoform X2, with translation MAPHHVLKCCQRSLAWIPVIFINLVVGWSYYAYVVELCIFTIPNNAEKISYLVVFHLFFIMFIWSYWKTICSRPASPSKEFCLAIVEKEQYEKEQPDAQQDILKKAAVGLPVYTRTGTGAVRYCDHCQVIKPDRCHHCSTCDMCVLKMDHHCPWVNNCVGFSNYKFFVLFLAYSMLYCVFIAATVLQYFIKFWTNQLPDTHAKFHVLFLFFVAAMFFISILSLFSYHLWLVGKNRTTIEAFRAPVFRNGPDKNGFSLGFSRNVVEVFGDQKKYWMFPIYTSHGDGHSFVTRLLTLDPEQIAVGLQINGKSSVDGLASPKHILGNNINHIEGHQDDVAQTVTVTMESES, from the exons ATGGCGCCGCATCATGTACTAAAGTGCTGTCAACGGAGTTTAGCTTGGATACCTGTTATTTTCATCAACCTGGTCGTTGGCTGGTCTTATTATGCATACGTCGTGGAACTCTGTATCT TTACAATCCCAAATAATGCAGAAAAAA TATCATACCTGGTTGTCTTTCACCTGTTCTTCATCATGTTTATCTGGTCCTACTGGAAGACTATCTGCAGTAGGCCTGCCAGCCCCTCTAAAGAG TTTTGTCTGGCCATAGTGGAGAAGGAGCAGTATGAGAAGGAGCAGCCAGACGCTCAGCAGGACATCCTGAAGAAAGCGGCCGTAGGATTGCCTGTCTACACACGCACTGGGACCGGAG CCGTCCGGTACTGTGACCACTGTCAGGTGATCAAACCCGACCGCTGCCACCACTGCTCCACCTGTGACAT gtgtgtACTGAAGATGGATCATCACTGTCCATG GGTGAATAACTGTGTTGGATTTTCGAACTACAAGTTCTTTGTCTTGTTTCTGGCCTACTCCATGCTGTATTGTGTGTTTATCGCTGCTACTGTCCTGCAGTATTTCATAAAATTCTGGACA AATCAGCTGCCCGACACTCACGCCAAATTCCACGTGTTGTTTCTGTTTTTTGTGGCGGCAATGTTCTTCATCAGCATCCTGTCGCTTTTCAGCTACCATCTCTGGCTTGTGGGAAAGAACAGGACCACCATAG AGGCTTTCAGGGCTCCTGTCTTCAGAAATGGCCCAGACAAAAATGGCTTCTCTCTGGGCTTCAGTAGGAACGTGGTGGAGGTGTTTGGAGACCAGAAGAAGTACTGGATGTTTCCCATCTACACCAG TCATGGTGATGGACACAGTTTTGTCACCCGGTTGCTGACCTTAGATCCTGAGCAAATAGCTGTGGGCCTCCAGATCAACGGCAAAAG CTCTGTAGATGGTCTGGCAAGCCCCAAGCACATCCTTGGCAACAACATTAACCACATTGAGGGCCATCAGGATG ACGTAGCCCAGACGGTAACTGTGACAATGGAGAGTGAATCATAG
- the LOC115101402 gene encoding palmitoyltransferase ZDHHC20-A-like isoform X1, with the protein MAPHHVLKCCQRSLAWIPVIFINLVVGWSYYAYVVELCIFTIPNNAEKISYLVVFHLFFIMFIWSYWKTICSRPASPSKEFCLAIVEKEQYEKEQPDAQQDILKKAAVGLPVYTRTGTGAVRYCDHCQVIKPDRCHHCSTCDMCVLKMDHHCPWNQLPDTHAKFHVLFLFFVAAMFFISILSLFSYHLWLVGKNRTTIEAFRAPVFRNGPDKNGFSLGFSRNVVEVFGDQKKYWMFPIYTSHGDGHSFVTRLLTLDPEQIAVGLQINGKSSVDGLASPKHILGNNINHIEGHQDDVAQTVTVTMESES; encoded by the exons ATGGCGCCGCATCATGTACTAAAGTGCTGTCAACGGAGTTTAGCTTGGATACCTGTTATTTTCATCAACCTGGTCGTTGGCTGGTCTTATTATGCATACGTCGTGGAACTCTGTATCT TTACAATCCCAAATAATGCAGAAAAAA TATCATACCTGGTTGTCTTTCACCTGTTCTTCATCATGTTTATCTGGTCCTACTGGAAGACTATCTGCAGTAGGCCTGCCAGCCCCTCTAAAGAG TTTTGTCTGGCCATAGTGGAGAAGGAGCAGTATGAGAAGGAGCAGCCAGACGCTCAGCAGGACATCCTGAAGAAAGCGGCCGTAGGATTGCCTGTCTACACACGCACTGGGACCGGAG CCGTCCGGTACTGTGACCACTGTCAGGTGATCAAACCCGACCGCTGCCACCACTGCTCCACCTGTGACAT gtgtgtACTGAAGATGGATCATCACTGTCCATG gAATCAGCTGCCCGACACTCACGCCAAATTCCACGTGTTGTTTCTGTTTTTTGTGGCGGCAATGTTCTTCATCAGCATCCTGTCGCTTTTCAGCTACCATCTCTGGCTTGTGGGAAAGAACAGGACCACCATAG AGGCTTTCAGGGCTCCTGTCTTCAGAAATGGCCCAGACAAAAATGGCTTCTCTCTGGGCTTCAGTAGGAACGTGGTGGAGGTGTTTGGAGACCAGAAGAAGTACTGGATGTTTCCCATCTACACCAG TCATGGTGATGGACACAGTTTTGTCACCCGGTTGCTGACCTTAGATCCTGAGCAAATAGCTGTGGGCCTCCAGATCAACGGCAAAAG CTCTGTAGATGGTCTGGCAAGCCCCAAGCACATCCTTGGCAACAACATTAACCACATTGAGGGCCATCAGGATG ACGTAGCCCAGACGGTAACTGTGACAATGGAGAGTGAATCATAG
- the LOC115101403 gene encoding organic solute transporter subunit alpha-like, which yields MDMEEALNSTIHPSCLEEPPLAIDVIKQLDVFGVALYSMLTLMSALSLLLYLEECVFIYRKVPSPKKTTIMWVNGAAPVIATMACFGMWIPRATMFTDMTSNSYFAVVVYKILILMIEESGGSEAFLKTNAQKTFKISVGPCCCCCPCLPRVPVTRCMLFLLKLGALQYAILKTVLSIVSIILWTNGNFDLSDLEITGTAIWINPFIGVLTIISLWPVAIMFMNIFNTLRSIKIIPKYAMYQLVLVLSQLQTAIINILALDGTIACSPPFSSSARGTMLSQQLMILEMFIITLVTRALYRRTYDSLPTDPHETDNDQNSKISLQAPEGEHTV from the exons ATGGACATGGAAGAGGCTCTCAACAGCACCATCCATCCGAGCTGTTTAGAAGAACCTCCGCTGGCTATCGATGTCATAAAGC AGCTGGATGTCTTTGGTGTGGCTCTGTACTCCATGCTGACCCTCATGTCTGCGCTGTCCCTGCTGCTCTACCTGGAGGAGTGTGTGTTTATCTATAGAAAAGTCCCGTCTCCTAAGAAGACAACTATTATGTGGGTCAATGGTGCTGCACCG GTCATTGCCACCATGGCTTGTTTTGGGATGTGGATACCAAGGGCTACCATGTTTACAGATATGACGTCCAATTC GTACTTTGCAGTGGTGGTGTATAAGATCTTGATTCTGATgatagaggagagtgggggtagTGAGGCCTTTCTGAAGACCAATGCCCAGAAAACCTTCAAGATCAGTGTAggaccctgctgctgctgctgtccctGCTTGCCACGCGTTCCAGTCACACG GTGCATGTTATTCTTGCTGAAGCTGGGGGCTCTTCAGTATGCTATCTTAAAGACAGTCCTCTCAATTGTGTCCATAATATTGTGGACCAACGGCAACTTTGATCTTTCTGAT CTGGAGATCACAGGCACGGCTATTTGGATCAACCCATTTATAGGTGTTCTCACTATCATCTCCCTCTGGCCTGTCGCCATCATGTTCATGAACATATTCAACACACTGCGCAGCATCAAGATCATACCTAAATACGCCATGTACCAG TTGGTGCTGGTGCTCAGTCAGCTGCAGACGGCCATCATTAACATCCTGGCCTTGGATGGAACCATCGCCTGCTCCCCGCCATTCTCCTCTAGTGCCCGTGGTACCA TGTTGAGTCAGCAGCTAATGATCTTGGAAATGTTCATCATTACCCTGGTGACCCGGGCGTTGTACCGCCGTACCTATGACTCTCTTCCCACCGACCCCCACGAGACCGACAACGACCAGAACAGCAAGATCAGCCTGCAGGCCCCAGAGGGGGAGCACACTGTCTGA